ATGGCTTCCTGCTGAGCAGATATCGCGCTTTCATCGTTTTCATCAGCTTTGGGATCCTTAGGAGGCGGAAATATTAAACCAAAACCACCATCCGTGGCACTCTCAGTCGCGGCAATATCTTCCCTATTTGAGGCATCCAATAACTTATCAACCGTCTTTAATTCAATCTTAAGATTCTTCGTTTCCGTACGTTGTATCGATTCGAACATATCTTCCGGCTTCACAACCTTCTGCGTAGAGCTCGAAGGCACAATTTGCTTGGCGGGATTAACGAATTTTGGAATCTTTAAGCGTTTCGTAGATTGCGGACGTTTCCTTTTCACGGGTATGATTTCTAAAGGCCGTGTGGAATCTTCCTCGTTGGACTCTATTTCGGACTCTTCTTCTTCCGACTCTTCTTCGTACGAATCTGTACCATATAACAGATTAAATACAGAAATGATATTCGAAGATGAAAGGAGGCTACGAGTTCTTCCTTTCGTTTGtccccagtggcggattcagaggggaGGCGCGGGGGCgctccctcaagggaaaaatacttattttaatttgcaaaatgcttattttaacttagcaatatgagagaaaatatgataaattgataccaaaaaaaaacactttttcgtttagcaggaaaatattatcgggaaaggtccctggtttatttctcagacctaCACCCCCTACCCTCctcaagaaaattttggattcACCCCTGCACCCCCCTCCTCCTGGaaatcccaaatccgcccctgtttgTCCTGCAAATTACCTTTCCCAAATATATCCTTATATTTCTCCATGTTGTAGGCCTCCTTAAGCATTGGAAATTCTGTTTCTAGTTCTTCGAAAGGAGGCGGTAAATTCATCCTGTTCATTAAATGTAAAACCTGTAGAAAAACatgtatcaatttttattacgtTTTTACGTTCATCGCGATAAATTGTAATCGATATACCTGCGTGTAAAAAGATGGCTCCTTTAATAATTGCACAGCTATTCTGATTAATGTACTTCTCGTCGGCGGCGCGTACTTATATCGGATATGTGGAGGCGGTGGTTGGGTGAAGACTTGATTCATGGTCCAGCTGTTCAACTTTTGTAAAAAAGCTTGAAAATTAGATTTATTCGCCGATTCtcttttgctttcttctttcccAACATTCTCACGATCGTCGTGCTCTGCGCTGTCCGCAGATATAGATTTCTTAGCGAATTCGACTGTTAAATATTGTCCCCTGACGTTCAATTGATGCAAACGTAATAAAGCTTCCGTGGCCGCGTGGCTGGATATAAACTTTGCGAAAGTTATAGTGTACTTCTTCGAAGGCCTTAGCGTTCGCGTTCTAACAGCTCCGTATTTCTGGAATAATTCATTGCGCCGATCGTCGGAAAGTTCGGGTGGTAAATGAAGAATTCTGAGAGTATCCGATGTCTGCaataaaatgtttacagtttAATACATTTGGAGgctgcattctgaaattttatctcagattcgaaaaattgaaaactataTTGTACACGAGAGAAACCGTTTACAGTTTAGGTTATAggttatatattaaaaaataatgtagaACGAAAGAATAGGAAAACTTTCGTTTTTCTCCGCaatttctgaataatatatacgCGAATATAGAAAATTACGCGTACCGTTTTAGATGACATTCTGAGTTGATATtcgaaataataacaataatatcgaGATCATCGAACATCAACAGTGTTTAGAATTTTACTGTGAATAGTAAAAATAAGGTTGGCAAACATTGTGGGGTATTTTTAACTTAAATCGAAACGCCATCTTGCGAAAGCCTTTCGACAAATTTCCGCCACATTCAAACTTGCCTATTTTATGTATCCGAATTTTAATTGGACTACTTTGATTTAACTTTAAAACTAATAAAGAATGTGTTCAAACacgattattatatatatatatatatataacatataaatatgtatttaagaGATTCTTTGATTTGTAGTATGCTTAATACATAAGTCAGTAAGGTTTTCATGTCAGACACACATCAGAGTATGTATATAGTGGGAAAAAGATTTAATTCTCCCGAAACTGTTTGACGCCTCTTCCATTTATTATCAGACAAGCTTTTCCACTCTATTTTATACTCTGTTTTGGTTCATTCGTCGCCTACGTATGTATTACTGCGCCGATGCTGCCATGGAAACAGTTTACAGGGAACTACTTTCGGAAGTTCACTTGTCAATTTGATCCGCCGGATTTACCGGCAAGTTTGAAGATATTAACATCTGTATTTCACTCGCGTTATTTGCCTGCTTCGTGACAACCGAACTGGGAGGGTTTCGTTAGATCCGAGACAGCTGTTAGGATAGGATAAGTGGCTATTCTATTATTCGCTTCCTCCAAATTATCGATTGGCTTTCGCGGAACTGACCGCAAAGCGGAATACATCTGTTGCTCGTTGGGTCGCGGATATTCCCGTTTCTAAATGTAAGTGCACCATGGCAATTTAATTGAACGTTACATAATAAAAGCTTGCGCCGAGCTTCCCAGTTATATACCGCCCGgagtaaaattattttctttgcaATATTCATTTTGTTATAGTTACCATGCAGCGCCGAGCCGTATTGCGGGCAATGATATCAGTAATCAATAATCGAAATTAAAGataaagaaaattcttaaagcTTCTAACGTATTATTGACTGTGTACTTAAATTGTTGCGCGTTCAGCgtaaattgcaaataaatttcaaCGAACGAGTAAACGTGCTTAAAGAGCATGCATCTTGCTTTTACTTGAGTGTGTATCATGGTCTTACTTGCCTTGCTTTTAAACGGATAAATTTCGACGTTAGTGAAacactttatatatatttctgtaataGATGTGTAACTGTATATTAATAGTTCTAATTTTAATTCGTATGTAATGTGTGCTACAtgtaatgttataatatttatgGGAATTCTAAGCTGAAAAAGTTATATATGTGTGTAAAATATGTACAGGGTGAGGCACTTGAAATTTCCACCTTCAGATTACATAAATAAGAATCGCACGATTTCGAGGGAATAAATCgggaaaaacaaaattttcccAATTGTgaacttcatttttttttaagttccgAATGTAATTTTTGTCTCTTCACTTTCTTGATTTTTTGCAAACAATCAAAACAGCTATTCTGCTCCCtagattaaatttattaaattaatagaTAGGGCAAAGCAGTTCTTTCAATTTCCTAGCACGCTCATCCGATCTGATTTGCTCTTGAGTTTCTGTCTGTGGGActatttaaaaggaaaaagtCTGCTGAAGTTCCTTCACCTAAAATGATTACGTCAGCAGTTAGGTGAAGTTCCTTCCTTAGAATCCTGTAATTCTTGTTTGGCCGATTTAATAAGGCATAACAATAAGAGGGTAGTTAGAAGTGTCTCAGCCTGTACATTATATAAATATGTTACACTTGTACCATGTATGTATTCAGGTTTAATCGGGATAGAGATCTCAGCAGAAACCGGCGCGGTGGTAGTAGCAGAGGCAACAGCAGAGGAAGCAGCGATAATATCCGTGGAAGCAATATGAATAGATTCGGCGGACCTGCTAGAATAACCAGTAACAATGGTCGCGGTGGTATGAAAGGCAAGCAGCCCGGAGGGGCGCTTAGGAAGGTCAACTGGGATATAAGATCGTTGGAGCCTCTGCGTAAAGATTTCTATATCGAACACCCTTCGGTTAAAACCAGGTGAAAGTCGTTCGAACTCTGCTCCGTACTAAATAACTGGAATTTAATATAACGTTTTGCATCAGATCGAAAGAGGAGGTATGCCAGTTCAGGGCGAACGCTGAGATCACTGTGAAAGGCGACGACGTACCTAATCCGATACAATACTTCGAAGAAGGGAATTTCCCGCCTTACGTATTGCAAGCGATACAGAAACAAGGCTACTCTCAGCCTACAGCGATTCAAGCACAAGGATGGCCTATTGCCCTCAGTGGCAAAGATCTAGTCGCTATCGCTCAAACTGGTTCCGGAAAGACACTTGGAGTGAGCTAGATCAAAGATATACTTACTAAAAAGGAATGCGTAGAAATTCTGCGGACGTTTCTTTAGTAGAATTTTATGGGAATTAATAGAAAGTACTATTTACTATTATTCTTATTTCAGTACGTGTTGCCAGCTATTGTGCATATTATACATCAACCGCGCCTTAGTAGCGGCGATGGTCCGATTGCTTTAATCTTAGCCCCTACGAGAGAGTTAGCCCAACAAATTCAGGAGGTAGCTAATTGCTTCGGCGAGTCAGCGGCTGTAAGAAATACTTGCATTTTTGGTGGCGCGCCTAAAGGGCCACAGGCCCATGATTTAGAACGAGGTATTGAGATATGTATAGCTACACCAGGCAGACTAATCGACTTCTTGGAGCGAGGGACAACAAATTTACGCAGGTATTACTATCACGGTCTTCCCTTAAGACTTTTATGCACGCTGTATCGAACGTACGATCTTCCAGATGTACTTACTTAGTACTAGACGAGGCCGACAGAATGCTGGACATGGGATTCGAACCccaaataaggaaaataatagAACAAATTCGGCCTGATAGACAAGTTTTAATGTGGTCCGCTACATGGCCTAAGGAAGTTCGGGCTCTAGCAGAAGACTTTTTAACCGATTATACCCACCTTAACATTGGCTCTCTGACTTTGTCCGCCAATCATAACATTGTTCAGATTGTGGACGTGTGCCAGGAGTTCGAGAAAGACTTGAAGCTGTACAGATTGCTTCAAGAGATCGGAAACGAGAAGGAAAATAAGACAATCATCTTTGTTGAAACGAAACGTAAGGTAGATGATATTACGAGAAATATCAGACGGGATGGATGGCAAGCGTTGAGTATTCACGGTGATAAAAATCAACAAGAGAGAGATCACGTGTTGCAGGAGTTTAAAAGCGGAAGAGCTCCTATTCTAGTTGCGACCGACGTGGCTGCTAGAGGTTTAGGTATGTATTATTCTTCGTAATTCATAGTACTTATTTAGATATTGAGAGAATCGGATAAATCTGGGATTCGGCAACACTTATCGGATTAGCCAGTGATGCGTTATTAATAAGACCAGTGGACAGCTATGTATG
Above is a genomic segment from Andrena cerasifolii isolate SP2316 chromosome 12, iyAndCera1_principal, whole genome shotgun sequence containing:
- the LOC143375055 gene encoding RNA-binding region-containing protein 3, producing the protein MSSKTTSDTLRILHLPPELSDDRRNELFQKYGAVRTRTLRPSKKYTITFAKFISSHAATEALLRLHQLNVRGQYLTVEFAKKSISADSAEHDDRENVGKEESKRESANKSNFQAFLQKLNSWTMNQVFTQPPPPHIRYKYAPPTRSTLIRIAVQLLKEPSFYTQVLHLMNRMNLPPPFEELETEFPMLKEAYNMEKYKDIFGKDSYEEESEEEESEIESNEEDSTRPLEIIPVKRKRPQSTKRLKIPKFVNPAKQIVPSSSTQKVVKPEDMFESIQRTETKNLKIELKTVDKLLDASNREDIAATESATDGGFGLIFPPPKDPKADENDESAISAQQEAITSKELADNKISANDQRLLPVFKNYHPGKPSNRLYIKNLAKQVDEKDLHFIYRKYAIPELKTEFEYDVRLMQEGRMKGQAFITLPNTERAQLALDETNGYILKDKPMVVQYAKAAKS
- the LOC143375052 gene encoding putative ATP-dependent RNA helicase DDX5 isoform X1, producing the protein MFNRDRDLSRNRRGGSSRGNSRGSSDNIRGSNMNRFGGPARITSNNGRGGMKGKQPGGALRKVNWDIRSLEPLRKDFYIEHPSVKTRSKEEVCQFRANAEITVKGDDVPNPIQYFEEGNFPPYVLQAIQKQGYSQPTAIQAQGWPIALSGKDLVAIAQTGSGKTLGYVLPAIVHIIHQPRLSSGDGPIALILAPTRELAQQIQEVANCFGESAAVRNTCIFGGAPKGPQAHDLERGIEICIATPGRLIDFLERGTTNLRRCTYLVLDEADRMLDMGFEPQIRKIIEQIRPDRQVLMWSATWPKEVRALAEDFLTDYTHLNIGSLTLSANHNIVQIVDVCQEFEKDLKLYRLLQEIGNEKENKTIIFVETKRKVDDITRNIRRDGWQALSIHGDKNQQERDHVLQEFKSGRAPILVATDVAARGLDVDDVKYVINFDYPSSSEDYIHRIGRTGRRRQTGTAYAFFTSHNMKHAGDLIEVLKEAGQNVNPRLTEMAELAKSGNFGGRGGKRFMGSDRSNGRRGNNDSRGRGGSSRGRGGGRGGTSYQFPTSSYSSSDYNSYNNMKPSNSINQNTGYGYSTQRIYGQNNLAQSYGGGDNYGSTYQYRGTTY
- the LOC143375052 gene encoding putative ATP-dependent RNA helicase DDX5 isoform X2, with protein sequence MNRFGGPARITSNNGRGGMKGKQPGGALRKVNWDIRSLEPLRKDFYIEHPSVKTRSKEEVCQFRANAEITVKGDDVPNPIQYFEEGNFPPYVLQAIQKQGYSQPTAIQAQGWPIALSGKDLVAIAQTGSGKTLGYVLPAIVHIIHQPRLSSGDGPIALILAPTRELAQQIQEVANCFGESAAVRNTCIFGGAPKGPQAHDLERGIEICIATPGRLIDFLERGTTNLRRCTYLVLDEADRMLDMGFEPQIRKIIEQIRPDRQVLMWSATWPKEVRALAEDFLTDYTHLNIGSLTLSANHNIVQIVDVCQEFEKDLKLYRLLQEIGNEKENKTIIFVETKRKVDDITRNIRRDGWQALSIHGDKNQQERDHVLQEFKSGRAPILVATDVAARGLDVDDVKYVINFDYPSSSEDYIHRIGRTGRRRQTGTAYAFFTSHNMKHAGDLIEVLKEAGQNVNPRLTEMAELAKSGNFGGRGGKRFMGSDRSNGRRGNNDSRGRGGSSRGRGGGRGGTSYQFPTSSYSSSDYNSYNNMKPSNSINQNTGYGYSTQRIYGQNNLAQSYGGGDNYGSTYQYRGTTY